In the Chloroflexota bacterium genome, CAAATCGGGCGGCCTGCTCTATCGGGTCGTTAAGCTCGGTAAAGGCGTTGCCGATCTCCATCCCAGCGACGAAGATTTCAAACCGCTCCACGAGCATTTCGTTTCCTGGTTTTCTTTTGGCCAGCGGCGTGGTATCCACGGGATAGTCCATCAAGAATGTAGGTTGAACAAGTTTAGGTTCAACATAGGTAGAAAGCAGCTTATCAATGAGGTAGGCGGGACTCAGCGTCTCCTCCAGTCCCATGCCAATCGCCTGCATCGCATCACGCAGGCCTTGGGCCCCGCCTTGCAGGCACTTCACAATGTCGATGTCGCAGGCTTGAAGAACAGCATCTCGTAGGGTGATACGCTGCCAGGGAGGAGCAAAGTCGATGGTGTTCTCCCCGAAGCTTGTCTTCATAGTACCCACAACCTCCTGAGCTACCTGGGAAACCATTTCCTCAGCCATTTTCATGACATCATTGTAGTCCGCATAGGCTTCGTAGCTTTCCAGCGTAGTGAACTCAGGATTATGCCTGGTAGAGATGCCCTCGTTGCGGAAGATACGGCCAATCTCGTAGACCTTATCAAAGCCGCCAACGATGAGCCTTTTGAGGTGAAGCTCGGTAGCAATGCGCAGGTACAAATCCTCATCCAGGGCTTGATGATGCGTAACGAAAGGGCGGGCCCTGGCCCCGCCGGGTGTGGCATGAAGCATGGGCGTCTCCACCTCGATGAAGCCACGGCTATCCAGAAAGCGCCGCATAGCAGCGACGACCCGGCTGCGTACCAGGAAGGTGTCCCTGGCCGATTCGTTAGAGATGAGGTCGAGGTAACGCTGCCGGTAACGCTTCTCTACATCAACCAGTCCGTGCCATTTCTCGGGCAGAGGCTCCAGTGATTTGGCCAGCACTGTGAAATCGGACACCCGCACGGTGACCTCACCGCTTCTTGTCCTGAATAGCGCTCCGCTGACCCCAATGAAGTCGCCAAGATCCAAATCCTGCACTATGGCGTACTTTTCCTCTCCGAGATCATCCCTGCGGAAGTAGGTTTGAATCTTCCCCGTACCGTCGCGGATATCAGCGAAGGCCGCCTTTCCCATGTCTCGCTGAGCGACGATGCGA is a window encoding:
- the lysS gene encoding lysine--tRNA ligase, which encodes MSKRLESITQQRLDKLHALLERGVNPYPNRYHRTHAVQQAKDLFEQGKIAADEVLSLAGRIVAQRDMGKAAFADIRDGTGKIQTYFRRDDLGEEKYAIVQDLDLGDFIGVSGALFRTRSGEVTVRVSDFTVLAKSLEPLPEKWHGLVDVEKRYRQRYLDLISNESARDTFLVRSRVVAAMRRFLDSRGFIEVETPMLHATPGGARARPFVTHHQALDEDLYLRIATELHLKRLIVGGFDKVYEIGRIFRNEGISTRHNPEFTTLESYEAYADYNDVMKMAEEMVSQVAQEVVGTMKTSFGENTIDFAPPWQRITLRDAVLQACDIDIVKCLQGGAQGLRDAMQAIGMGLEETLSPAYLIDKLLSTYVEPKLVQPTFLMDYPVDTTPLAKRKPGNEMLVERFEIFVAGMEIGNAFTELNDPIEQAARFAAQEEWRVKFGDQEAEQYQEDFILAMRYGMPPTGGLGVGIDRLVMLLTNQQSIREVILFPQLKTKQ